The following proteins come from a genomic window of Lolium rigidum isolate FL_2022 chromosome 5, APGP_CSIRO_Lrig_0.1, whole genome shotgun sequence:
- the LOC124651644 gene encoding uncharacterized protein LOC124651644: MSVEMLDGKTIQSFVEDEGAFNSSVDGRFAALDTNHDGLLSYSEMAQELMSLRVLEKHFGVESAMSHDELVELYRGLFAKFDRDGNGTVDLEEFRAEMKEVMLAVANGLGFLPVQMVVEEGSFLKVAVDRELAKAA; the protein is encoded by the coding sequence ATGAGTGTAGAAATGCTTGATGGCAAGACCATCCAAAGCTTTGTCGAGGACGAAGGCGCCTTCAACTCATCCGTGGATGGCCGGTTTGCGGCCCTCGACACCAACCATGATGGCCTGCTCTCTTACTCCGAGATGGCCCAGGAGCTCATGAGCCTCAGAGTTCTTGAGAAGCACTTTGGTGTTGAGTCTGCCATGAGCCATGATGAGCTTGTGGAGCTTTACCGTGGGCTCTTTGCGAAGTTCGACCGGGATGGCAACGGCACAGTGGACCTGGAGGAGTTCCGTGCTGAGATGAAAGAGGTGATGCTTGCTGTGGCTAATGGGCTCGGTTTCCTGCCAGTGCAGATGGTGGTCGAGGAAGGCAGCTTCCTGAAGGTGGCTGTGGACCGGGAGCTGGCCAAAGCAGCTTGA
- the LOC124651557 gene encoding bifunctional peptidase and (3S)-lysyl hydroxylase Jmjd7-like — MERSVRELWAESRELLGLHAEDVPRADLPPAPLAFLRDHVSPGRPLIVSAAATRHWPAASLWPTESYLPDALHSTDVSVHLTPSGRADALAPHPHPRRPGARCFASAHVRRVDFPSAVRLIRGSDPAAGVVAYAQQQDDCLRGEYAAVAGDVDAHVPWASEALGCLPEAVNLWIGNSCSVTSFHKDHYDNIYVVLSGEKHFLLLPPTEHHRLYIRDYPAARYIAEQETEELPRLKLEIEEPERIVPWSSVDPYPGSPEEMAAQASSFPLYFKGPRPIRCTVRAGEMLYLPSMWFHHVSQSPGPNGLTIAVNYWYDMQFDIKYAYFNFMRSLEIKHSLSDTSDEAIEGELEEKND, encoded by the coding sequence ATGGAGCGCTCGGTGCGGGAGCTGTGGGCGGAGTCGCGCGAGCTTCTGGGCCTCCACGCCGAGGACGTGCCGCGCGCCGACCTGCCCCCGGCGCCGCTCGCCTTCCTCCGCGACCACGTCTCGCCGGGCCGCCCGCTCAtcgtctccgccgccgccacccgccacTGGCCCGCCGCCTCCCTCTGGCCCACCGAATCCTACCTCCCCGACGCGCTTCACTCCACCGACGTCTCCGTCCACCTCACCCCCAGCGGCCGCGCCGACGCCCTCGCCCCGCACCCGCACCCGCGCCGCCCCGGCGCCAGGTGCTTCGCGTCCGCGCACGTCCGCCGGGTCGACTTCCCCTCCGCCGTGCGGCTCATCAGGGGCTCCGACCCGGCCGCCGGTGTGGTGGCGTACGCGCAGCAGCAGGACGACTGCCTGCGCGGGGAGTACGCGGCGGTGGCCGGCGACGTGGACGCGCACGTGCCCTGGGCCAGCGAGGCGCTCGGCTGCCTCCCCGAGGCCGTCAACCTCTGGATCGGCAACTCCTGCTCCGTCACCTCCTTCCACAAGGACCACTACGACAACATCTacgtcgtcctctccggcgagaagcatttcctccttCTGCCCCCAACCGAGCACCACCGCCTCTACATCCGCGATTACCCCGCCGCCCGCTACATCGCCGAGCAGGAAACAGAGGAGCTGCCAAGGCTTAAGCTAGAGATCGAAGAACCCGAGAGGATCGTGCCGTGGAGCAGCGTGGACCCATACCCGGGGTCgccggaggagatggcggcgcaGGCCTCGTCCTTCCCGCTCTACTTCAAGGGGCCAAGGCCGATACGCTGCACCGTCCGCGCCGGCGAGATGCTCTACTTGCCGAGCATGTGGTTTCACCATGTCAGCCAGAGCCCCGGGCCTAACGGGCTCACCATTGCCGTCAACTACTGGTATGATATGCAGTTTGACATCAAGTATGCCTACTTTAACTTCATGAGGTCACTGGAGATCAAACATTCTCTGTCGGACACCAGTGATGAGGCTATCGAAGGTGAGCTCGAGGAGAAGAACGATTAA